From Fusobacterium varium:
ATGTGTATTTGGTAGCCGAATTGACAAAAGCCATTCTCTAACTAGTGATGCAATATATATGGGTGTTCTTGACACTGTTGTTGCACTTGTTGCAGGTTTAATCATTTTTCCAGCCTGTTTTAGCTTTGGTGTGAAGCCAGACAGTGGTCCAAACCTATTATTTATTACATTACCAAATATTTTTAATGCCATGAACAATGGTCACCTTTGGGGAAGTTTATTTTTCCTGTTCATGGTATTTGCAGCTATTTCTACTGTCATAGCAGTCATTGAAAATATCATTACATATGGAATGGATTTAACAGGGTGTAACAGAAAAAAATCAGCTTTAACAAATCTTATAATACTGTTATTACTGTCATTACCTTGTGTATTTGGATTCAACCTATGGAAAAATTTTGAACCACTAGGAGATGGTACAAGTATCCTTGATTTAGAGGATTTCATTTTAAGCAATAATCTGCTCCCATTGGGAAGTTTGGTATTCCTCCTGTTTTGTACCAGACATTATGGGTGGGGGTGGAATAATTTCCATAAAGAAACAACTATTGGAAAAGGCTTGCCATATCCAGGCTTTGCAAGAAAATACATCAGCTATATTTTGCCAATTATTGTACTTGTAATTTTTATAAGTGGTTATTTATCATTACTGAAATAAAAAAGGGGGGATATTATGTTTCATTTATATGATTTTCTGATTTATTGCCTTATTACAGCTTATACACCAGGTGCAAACAATCTTCTTTCCATGAGCAATGCCATACGGCTGGGATTCTTTCGGAGTGTTCGTTTTAATCTTGGTATACTAACTGGATTTGCAATTGTTACATCTGTTTGTACCGCATTTAGTACAATGCTCTATTCGCTTCTTCCTAAAGTAAAAATTGTCATGCAGATATTGGGTGCTGTTTATATGCTATACCTTGCATGGAAAGTTTGGAAAAGTCCTTCTGAATTAAGTCCAGACAGTGGTAGAGAAGCCAGTTTTCTTTCAGGTATGATATTACAATTTGCCAATCCCAAAATTTATATTTATGCAATCACAGCAATGTCTCTTTATATCCTGCCAGTTTATTGTTCAGGAATAGCATTAATTGGGTTTACTGTCATACTATCTCTGATTGGCGCTTCAGGTTCTTTTGTATGGGCGTTATTTGGAGCAGTATTTTGTAAATTCTTCTCTAAACACACTAGGTTGGTAAATACTGTTATGGCTCTTTTACTCATTTATTGTGCTGTTTCCCTATTTCATTAATTCTTAAATTTAATAATTTATTATCTGCCACATGATGAAAGCCATCGTACAATGGATATATTTTAATACCTTTATAGATATAGCAGCTTTGAGAGAATCAATTCTGCCATTTTTGTATAAAAATAACTAAACAAATGGATAGATTTATCTAGATATTGATCTACAGTCTGAGTTATTAAAAATAATTTTAATAACTGTTTTTTTAATCTGCTTAATAAAGTTAAAAGTTTTATTTTTATTGTTGACTATTCATTAAATATGTGGTAAATCTCTTATCAAGAAATTCTATAAAAGGAGAACATAAATGATTGAAATTATAAAAAGTGATGCCTTTAAAAAAAGCACTTGGAGTGGAGGAACAACTACACAGCTATACATTTATCCTCAAAATGCAGATTATCAAAAAAGAAATTTTAAATTCAGAATAAGTATAGCAACCACAGAACTTATGGAATCTACATTTACAAAACTGGAGGGAGTAAAAAGAATTATCTCTATACTTAAAGGAAATATGACTCTTTCTCATAAAAATAAATATGATATTACATTAGCCCCCTATAAAATAGATAGGTTCAGTGGAGACTGGGATACCGCTTCCAAAGGAAAGGTCAAAGATTTCAATCTTATGCTTAAAGATTGTGATGGCGATTTCTTATACAAAGAAATTAATGGTAATGAAAATATTATTTTAGGAGAAGAGGAATTAATATTTTTTATTTATTGTATTTCTGGTAAAATTGAAATATCTGGAAATTCATTATTTGAAAATGAGTTAGCTGTTGGAAAAGAAAAAAATATCAAAATATCTGGAAAAGACAGCAAAATATTTTATGGTTATATAACTAATTTATAATACAATTAAAATTACAGGAGGATTGGAATGAAAGATTTATGGAATGGCAGACTGGATAGTTATGAAGAAATTGATCTCAGACTATGGCAGGTAATAAAAGAAATAAAAGAAGCTCAGGAATCTGGTGGGGTATGTTTTGTAGGGTATGATACAGATGAGGGAGTAGTAAGAAATTTGGGAAGAAAAGGTGCTGAAGGTGGATCAAATGCTATCAGAAAAGCTATTCAATCCTTTCCTCAATTAAAAGGATTAAAAGTATATGATTACAGAAATCTCAAAAATAAAAATGTGGAAGAAGCTCAGGAGGAATATTCTGAAAAAATAGCAGATGTATTAAAAAAAGAAATTTTTCCTATTGGATTAGGAGGAGGACACGATATAGCCTATGGTTCCTATCTTGGAATAAGAAAAGCCTATCCTGATAAGAAAATAGGAATAATAAATTTTGATGCTCATCTAGATATGAGACCTTATGATAAGGGCAGAACTTCTGGTACTTCATTTAAAGAAATATTAGATAATGATAAAGAAGTTCAATATGCAATAGTTGGATTTCAAAAAATTGGAAACACAGAAAGATTAATAAAAACAGCTGAATCTTTTAATGTGTTAATCTTGAATGAAGAATACCCAGAAGAATCAACTATTGAAGCATTAAAAGATTTTATAAAAAAGGTAGATATAGTATATGTAACTTTCTGTATGGATGTATTTGAAGCAAGTGCAGCTCCTGGAGTATCTGCTCCCGTTGTAATGGGATTAGAGCCTAAAAAAGGCAAAAGACTTCTGAGATTTCTTATGAAAACTGAAAAAGTGGTATGTGTTGATTTTGCAGAGGTAAATCCTGTATATGATATAGATAATGTAACTGCAAAACTTGCTGGTTCTCTAATTTATGAAGTAATGGAACATATAAAAAAATAAAATAAGAGTATTAAAAAAGATCTTAGCAGAAACTAAGACCTTTTTTAATTTTTATTACCAGCATATGAACTTGCTTTAAATACCTGATAAAATAAAGAATTTATAATTGCAAGAAATAACCCAACAAAAAATACTATTATAGGAACAAATTTAAAATTAACATAAATTATATTAGGACTGATTAAAAAATTAGTAATACTCATAGCTAACAAATTTGAAAGAAAATATCCTAAATAATATTTTAACTCATAATAATCATCCAGCACCCAATAAGCAAAAATAATTATACTTTTACTCATTGATAGATATTCCACTATTCTCATAAGATTTTTATTATTATCAAAAATACTTTTACTAATAAGAACTACAGCTACAAAATTTAAAACTAATCCTAGTTCCAGAACAAATCGATCAAAATGATTTTTCATATAATTTCTCCTTTTTTCCTAATTTACATACTATAATAGTCTCAATTTGCTTTCAAAGTGTCTACTATCATTATACACATGTTTACAATATAAAAGCAAGAAAAATAGGAGCATATAAAAAAGTTATAAACTGATAGCAGTCTATAACTTAAATTTTTATTAACTAAATATTTTTTTAATTTTGATAGTTTTTTCTAATTTTATTAAGCAATAACATAATAGTCTCTTTTTCCTCTTCTGTAAAATCTTTATATGTCTTTTCTAAAAGATTCTCACTTATTTCTTCAAATAAAGGCTTAAACTGCCACCCTTTTTCTGTAAGAGTTATTTCAACAACTCTTGAATCTTTTTCACTTTTTTCTCTTGTGATATATCCAAGTTCTACAAGCTTTTTTATCAAATCTGTAAGAGTAGATTTCTTTTTTCCAATTATTTTTCCAATCTCATTCATAGTTATTTTTCCATCATAATCATATAAGATAGAAAGAATTGTTCCATGACTGTTTATGAGACCTTCTACTCCTTTTTCTCTCAGTTGATTATTTATAAATTGAGCACTTTTTTCTCTTATATTAGATATCAACCCCACCACTTTGACAGTTTTCACTTTGTCCCTCCTTAAAACGGTGAAAGTTTTTACTTTTTTAAACTTTCTATTAAAGTATAAATTATCTCTATTGCAAAGTCAAATAAATTTTCTTTTAAGCTTTTCTTAATAATACAATTCTTTATATTTTATTTAATTTTTATTTTTATATACAAAAATATTAAAAAATAAAGAAAATAATCCAGTTTTTAACAAAATAACTATTTTTCTTTACAAAAACATGAAGAATTTTTCATTTCTTAATGGTATAATTTTATTAATATAATATATATGATTTTGAATTTCATTAAAACAAAAAGGGGGGGAAGTATTTTAAGAATAAGTTATATGTAAATTATTAACCTTTTCTTATTATACAATTAAATGACAGATAAGCAGCAAATAAAATATGAATTAAGAATGTATTTTTTTCTATTCATGCTTTATTCATTTATAGGTTGGGTATATGAAACCATATTATTCACAATCGAAGAAGGACATTTTGTTAATAGAGGATTTAATTTTGGACCCTATATTCCAATATATGGTTTTGGAGCTGTTATTATTATGATAATTATTTCAAAATTTATAGCAGAACCTAATGAAAGTATTAAACTCAGTACTAGACCTTTAAAAATATTTTTACTTATTCTGGTACTTTCCACTATTGCTGAACTTATAGGAAGTTATATTATGGAATATACTTTAGGTTTAGTATTATGGGATTACAGTGATGAATGGATGAATTTCCAAGGACGAATATCTCCAAAAACAAGTTTTATATTTGCTGCTGGAGGAACTGCCGCATATTATACAATACAGCCTCTTGGCAAAAAAATAATTGATAAAGTATCTGTTAAAGGACAGAAAATATTTGCTTCTGCTCTCTTGACTCTAGTTTTAATAGATTTTTCTGCTTCTCTTATTACAACAATATGGTTTTCTGATTCCATAAAAAAAGATGGAATCATCGAAAAAAAATGAAAATAAAAACATCTTTATTTACCTAATACACAATATCTATATACAAAATAAGGGGGAAATAATGGACATACATAATAAGCATTGGAAATTAATAACACTTCTTTCTTTATGTCTTTTTTTAAGTAGTTGTGGAGGCGGCGGCGGTGGTGGTGGATCATCTTCATCAAATAATAACAACAATAACGTTACCACTCCACCACAAAATATAACTATGGATTTTAAACAATCTGATACTATTATAGGTGTTATCGATTCCTCTTTTTCATATCTTGATGAATTTAAAGATTCTTCAGGAAAATACAGAATATTTATAGATGAAAGTTTTCCTACTGATCCTGAAGAAAGAAAAGCTAGTTCCTATACACATGGAGAATTAGTTTCTCTTCTCATTGGTGGCAATAAAACTGGTGTTACTGATGGTGTAAAAATTTATGCTATCCCATCTTTTCTGGCATACAGTGATCAAATAAAAGTACAGGGAAGTATGTATCAAAAAATGTATCAGGCAGGAGTAAGAATATTCAGTCAGTCTTTTGGAAGCCCAACTAATGATTTAAATTCTCAAAAATTTCCTGCATTTAGTTCTTTAGTTAATTTTTATGTAAGCAGATCATCTACTGACAGTTTATTTATTTTTGCTGCAGGAAACAATGGAAAAAATAATCCTGCTGCTGAAGCTCTTTTTCCTAAACTTTATCCAAGAGCTGAAAAAGGTTGGATATCAGTTGTAGGAATAGACCCTACAACAGGATTAATAGACCCTGAATCTAATAGAGCAGGGGATGCAAAAAATTGGACTATTACTGCAAACTATGCAGTCACAGTGGATAAAACATCTGGTGTTACTGTTTATACTACTACAGCATATGGAACTTCTTTTGCTGCTCCTGTAGTAGCTGGTGCTGCTGGGGCTATACAGATAAAATACCCATGGATGTCAAGAGATCTTATCAAACAATCTCTTCTGACTACAGCAACTGACCTTGGAGATCCTGGAGTTGATTCCACATATGGCTGGGGATTATTAAATCTAGAAAAAGCAATAAATGGACCTGCTGCTTTTGATAAAAGACTCACTTTTGATGAAAATGGATATCGTTCAAATGATGTAATTATAGATATGGAAGGATATCCTACTTCTTCTAAGGATATTGATAATTATACTTTTTC
This genomic window contains:
- a CDS encoding putative cysteine/O-acetylserine efflux protein, with amino-acid sequence MFHLYDFLIYCLITAYTPGANNLLSMSNAIRLGFFRSVRFNLGILTGFAIVTSVCTAFSTMLYSLLPKVKIVMQILGAVYMLYLAWKVWKSPSELSPDSGREASFLSGMILQFANPKIYIYAITAMSLYILPVYCSGIALIGFTVILSLIGASGSFVWALFGAVFCKFFSKHTRLVNTVMALLLIYCAVSLFH
- the hutG gene encoding formimidoylglutamase; amino-acid sequence: MKDLWNGRLDSYEEIDLRLWQVIKEIKEAQESGGVCFVGYDTDEGVVRNLGRKGAEGGSNAIRKAIQSFPQLKGLKVYDYRNLKNKNVEEAQEEYSEKIADVLKKEIFPIGLGGGHDIAYGSYLGIRKAYPDKKIGIINFDAHLDMRPYDKGRTSGTSFKEILDNDKEVQYAIVGFQKIGNTERLIKTAESFNVLILNEEYPEESTIEALKDFIKKVDIVYVTFCMDVFEASAAPGVSAPVVMGLEPKKGKRLLRFLMKTEKVVCVDFAEVNPVYDIDNVTAKLAGSLIYEVMEHIKK
- a CDS encoding putative transcriptional regulator, which codes for MKTVKVVGLISNIREKSAQFINNQLREKGVEGLINSHGTILSILYDYDGKITMNEIGKIIGKKKSTLTDLIKKLVELGYITREKSEKDSRVVEITLTEKGWQFKPLFEEISENLLEKTYKDFTEEEKETIMLLLNKIRKNYQN